The Acinetobacter chinensis genomic sequence TGCCACGACACCATGCAGATTCATTCATCCGTACTTTTTCATCTTCCGTGAGTTCACCCTTCAGTAACTTTTGTTCAATGATGTAGCTGGTCATCATTTTAGTCATTGAAGCAGGGGCCAGTTTTTCATTTTCGTTTTTTGAAGCCAGTATCTGTCCTGTTTCATAATCCATCAGTACATAGGATTTATTATTAAGTTCTGGTGGAGAAGCCAGGACAGTTGCTGCATGGGAAAAACATGGTAATAGTAATGCGGCAGCAAGGGCGCTTTTTCGGATCATGCTGGGTGGTTCCAATATTTTGATATAGCACAAAGAGCCTAGCATTTTAGGATAAAGCAAAGCCGACTTCCACGGTAGAAATCGGCTTATTTTAAAAGTATTTGTAACCAATTCGTTTTATTTGCTGTAATTGGTCAGTTCCTGACAGATTTTAAGGTTGCCGGCATTGCCAGCGTTTTTAGCATCTGAACGGGCTTCTTTCAGAAAGCTCTGAAATTTTTTCTGTTTGCTCAGGTCAGCCAGGGCTGAAACAGAATCTTTTTCCTGCGGAAGATATTCTTTGGTCAGTTTTTGATAGCCCGCTGCAAATTTTTCTTTGTTGTCTACAATGGATGGGCAGACTTCAGAAAGCACATAAATAGCAGCCAGTTCTTCCTGTGTGATTTTCTGTACAGGTGTAACTTCAATATTTTCATCGGCTGGGCTGTTTGCAGAAACAGAAGTGGAGATGACTGAACATGCTGTCAGTGCTGTCAATGCAAAAGATTTTAGAACAGATAAAGTCATTTCAATATAAACCTGAATAATTACTGATAAAACATAAGCGGATTTAAGGGTAACCTGAATTTATGTAAATAAAACAGTAAAAATGTATAGGGAGTGCTGAATCGTGAAGAAGATATGTAGAAAATAAAAAAAGAACTTCAGTTAGGAAATTCTTTTTTAATCAAAGGATCTGAATTGTGTGGAGGATTATTCTGAATAGTTCAGAACATCATCACAGACAGATTTTTGCTCATCTTTAGATGTATCCTGAGCATCTTTGCGGGCTTCCTGCAAAATGGTTTTGTACTCAGTGTCATTTTGCAGTTTTTCATAGGTCATGGACTTATCTGAGTATTCTTTCAGGTAGCTGTCGATCAGACTTTTTACATTTGTTGCAATTTTTGCACTGTTTCCTGTAACGGCAGGGCAAACTTCATTCATAATCTGTGCAGCCGCAATATCTTCTTTGGCAATAGTGTTTGCTTCTTCCTGGCTGAGACCCTCACTGGCTGAAACCGCCTGAGTCAGTACAGCAGCAAAGATGAACCCCGATAAACTGCGGAAGAAAGTTGTGTATTTCATGCGAATCACTTTTTATGATGGAAGTTGATGCTAAATATATATAATTTCTCATATATTTCAATTGAATGATCTGATCAGTCATGGTTTTTTACAGCAGGATTTTTGTATAGTGAATATTTTAATTGCAAATGATGATGGGGTGCTTGCTCCTGGTATTCAGGCACTTGCACAGGCATTGCGTCCTTTAGGGCGGGTTGTCATCGTCGCGCCAGAGAGTGAACGCAGTGGATTTTCCAGCGCACTGACCTTGGACCGTCCATTAAAACCTGTACAGATTGCAGAAGATATCTGGGCAATCAATGGAACACCTGCAGACTGTGTTTATCTTTCCATGAACGGGCTGTTTGATTTTGAGTTTGATCTAGTGGTCAGCGGTATTAACAGTGGTGCAAACCTGGGTGATGATGTGCTTTATTCAGGAACTGTCGGGGCGGCATTTGAAGGACGGTTAATGAAACTGCCGGCGGTTGCGGTTTCCATGTCAGGACCTGATGTCCGTTCATATACCCAGCCTGAACAGTATGCCGTTGCTGCACAATGGGTACATGATTTTATTGCTGCAGGACTCCCTGTACTGCCACAGCGTCATATTCTCAATATCAATATTCCGGATATTGCGGAAATCAAAGGTGCAAAAGTGACTTATCAGGGACGTAAAAGTCAGTCAAAACCCATCACCAGTCATGTAGACCCACGTGGTCGTCAGGTGTACTGGATCGGTCTTTCGGGAGAGTCTGTTGCAGAGCAGAAAGAAGGGCTGAACGGAATTGAGTCAGACTTTTTTGCTGTGGCAAATGGCTTTGTCAGTATAACGCCTATACAGATGGATGCCACAAATTATGAAATTCTGAATACATTGAGTGCTCAGCTGAGTAAATAACGCCAATTAATGTTATAACTTTGTGAAAATACGCATGTTGACGCTATTTTATGAATGTTTTTTGCTAATCTAACCGCAAAACCTAAATATACAGAAATGCAGAGAGGAAGCTGAATGCCTTTGGTGTCACAATATCGCTTATTTACAGTATCTTCGGCTATGCTCAAGACTGTTGTACTGTCTTCTGCTGTGATTTCAACCGTCATTTTGAGCGGTTGTGCTTCGAAGCCGCAGGTCAATAATCCAACCCGTTACGCTAAAGCACCTGATTACTACACAGTACGCTCAGGGGATACATTAAGTGGAATTGCTGCCCGTTACGGATTGAGCTATACCAGTGTTGCAGATATGAATGATATTGCTGCACCTTATAGAATCTATGTGGGGCAATCCATTCGACTGAAAAGCTCAGGTGCCCGTAAAACAGCATCGACGGCTGCGGTTACTCAGACTGCACCTATTCAGCGCCAGACAATTGCATTGCCTGCTGGTCAGACAGCGCCAGTTGTTCCTGTGACACCTGTTTCTCCTGCAGCACCGGCTGGAGTATCCGCAGCTTCAAGTCTGAAATGGGTTAAACCATCCAGTGGTGCGGTTGTTGAAAGTT encodes the following:
- a CDS encoding MCR_0457 family protein, which produces MKYTTFFRSLSGFIFAAVLTQAVSASEGLSQEEANTIAKEDIAAAQIMNEVCPAVTGNSAKIATNVKSLIDSYLKEYSDKSMTYEKLQNDTEYKTILQEARKDAQDTSKDEQKSVCDDVLNYSE
- a CDS encoding peptidoglycan DD-metalloendopeptidase family protein, whose protein sequence is MPLVSQYRLFTVSSAMLKTVVLSSAVISTVILSGCASKPQVNNPTRYAKAPDYYTVRSGDTLSGIAARYGLSYTSVADMNDIAAPYRIYVGQSIRLKSSGARKTASTAAVTQTAPIQRQTIALPAGQTAPVVPVTPVSPAAPAGVSAASSLKWVKPSSGAVVESFNAAANVKGIRYGGNQGDPVFAAANGQVVYAADGLKEYGNLVLIKHIDGYITAYAHNSKMLVSSGQNVTAGQKIAEMGSTGASRTMLEFQVRLNGKPINPANVLPIN
- the surE gene encoding 5'/3'-nucleotidase SurE codes for the protein MNILIANDDGVLAPGIQALAQALRPLGRVVIVAPESERSGFSSALTLDRPLKPVQIAEDIWAINGTPADCVYLSMNGLFDFEFDLVVSGINSGANLGDDVLYSGTVGAAFEGRLMKLPAVAVSMSGPDVRSYTQPEQYAVAAQWVHDFIAAGLPVLPQRHILNINIPDIAEIKGAKVTYQGRKSQSKPITSHVDPRGRQVYWIGLSGESVAEQKEGLNGIESDFFAVANGFVSITPIQMDATNYEILNTLSAQLSK
- a CDS encoding MCR_0457 family protein → MTLSVLKSFALTALTACSVISTSVSANSPADENIEVTPVQKITQEELAAIYVLSEVCPSIVDNKEKFAAGYQKLTKEYLPQEKDSVSALADLSKQKKFQSFLKEARSDAKNAGNAGNLKICQELTNYSK